In a single window of the Chaetodon trifascialis isolate fChaTrf1 chromosome 19, fChaTrf1.hap1, whole genome shotgun sequence genome:
- the map3k7 gene encoding mitogen-activated protein kinase kinase kinase 7 isoform X4 — protein sequence MTNNKGSAAWMAPEVFEGSNYSEKCDVFSWGIILWEVITRRKPFDEIGGPAFRIMWAVHNGTRPPLIKNLPKPIESLMTRCWSKDPSQRPSMEEIVKIMTHLMKYFPGYDEPLQYPYQYSDEGQSNSATSTGSYLDYTGTSASNKSDANMEHSDSQGSNDTIKITPQFAPHFKPKGDPLRTLPLSRGGSVESLPARTQCLASSDSKRMSADLSELEPKMPFAPAATCEPQRRRSVQDLPGIGTESSQGSRNSSRSSSPSVRMMPPDKTSRGYFSPDDPTDTNGSDNSIPMAYLTLDHQLQPLAPCPNSKESMAVFEQHCKMAQEYLKVQTEIALLIQRKKELIAELDQDEKDQQNTSRLVQEHKKLLEENKSLSTYYQKCKKQLELIRVQQQKRQGTS from the exons ATGACCAACAACAAAGGAAGTGCAGCATGGATGGCCCCAGAGGTATTTGAAG GCAGCAATTACAGCGAGAAGTGTGATGTGTTCAGCTGGGGGATCATTCTCTGGGAGGTGATCACTCGGAGGAAGCCCTTTGATGAAATTGGAGGACCAGCTTTTCGCATTATGTGGGCTGTACACAACG GCACAAGACCTCCTTTAATCAAAAATTTGCCCAAGCCCATTGAGAGTCTGATGACTCGCTGTTGGTCTAAAGACCCCTCTCAGCGGCCTTCCATGGAGGAGATAGTGAAGATCATGACTCATCTAATGAAG TACTTCCCAGGATATGATGAACCTTTGCAATATCCATACCAGTATTCAGATGAGGGACAGAGCAACTCTGCAACTAGTACAG GTTCATATTTGGACTACACTGGCACCAGTGCAAGCAACAAAAGCGATGCCAACATGGAGCACAGTGATTCTCAAGGGAGCAATGATACTATCAAGATAACACCTCAGTTTGCTCCTCACTTCAAGCCAAAG GGAGACCCTTTGAGGACTCTGCCTCTGTCCAGGGGGGGCAGCGTTGAGAGTCTGCCTGCACGAACACAGTGCCTGGCATCATCTGACAGCAAAAGAATGAGTGCTGACCTGTCAGAGCTGGAGCCCAAGATGCCATTTGCACCTGCAG CCACATGCGAGCCTCAGAGACGCCGATCTGTGCAGGACCTGCCAGGCATCGGCACAGAGTCCAGCCAG GGGAGCAGGAACAGCAGCCGCTCGTCAAGTCCGAGTGTGAGGATGATGCCCCCTGATAAGACAAGCAGAGGTTACTTCTCTCCTGATGACCCCACAG ACACCAATGGCTCAGACAACTCCATTCCCATGGCTTATCTCACCCTGGATCACCAGCTACAG CCTCTCGCTCCCTGTCCCAACTCCAAAGAGTCCATGGCCGTGTTTGAGCAGCACTGCAAGATGGCCCAGGAATACCTGAAAGTGCAAACAGAGATCGCCCTCCTGATCCAGAGAAA GAAGGAGCTCATTGCTGAACTGGACCAAGATGAGAAGGACCAGCAGAACACGTCCCGTCTGGTGCAGGAACACaaaaagctgctggaggagaacaagAGTCTGTCCACATACTACCAGAAGTGCAAAAAACAGCTGGAGCTGATCCGGGTCCAGCAACAAAAAAGACAGGGCACATCGTGA
- the map3k7 gene encoding mitogen-activated protein kinase kinase kinase 7 isoform X3: MTNNKGSAAWMAPEVFEGSNYSEKCDVFSWGIILWEVITRRKPFDEIGGPAFRIMWAVHNGTRPPLIKNLPKPIESLMTRCWSKDPSQRPSMEEIVKIMTHLMKYFPGYDEPLQYPYQYSDEGQSNSATSTGSYLDYTGTSASNKSDANMEHSDSQGSNDTIKITPQFAPHFKPKGDPLRTLPLSRGGSVESLPARTQCLASSDSKRMSADLSELEPKMPFAPAARPQYKRGHRKTASFGTILDVPKIVVTATCEPQRRRSVQDLPGIGTESSQGSRNSSRSSSPSVRMMPPDKTSRGYFSPDDPTDTNGSDNSIPMAYLTLDHQLQPLAPCPNSKESMAVFEQHCKMAQEYLKVQTEIALLIQRKKELIAELDQDEKDQQNTSRLVQEHKKLLEENKSLSTYYQKCKKQLELIRVQQQKRQGTS, encoded by the exons ATGACCAACAACAAAGGAAGTGCAGCATGGATGGCCCCAGAGGTATTTGAAG GCAGCAATTACAGCGAGAAGTGTGATGTGTTCAGCTGGGGGATCATTCTCTGGGAGGTGATCACTCGGAGGAAGCCCTTTGATGAAATTGGAGGACCAGCTTTTCGCATTATGTGGGCTGTACACAACG GCACAAGACCTCCTTTAATCAAAAATTTGCCCAAGCCCATTGAGAGTCTGATGACTCGCTGTTGGTCTAAAGACCCCTCTCAGCGGCCTTCCATGGAGGAGATAGTGAAGATCATGACTCATCTAATGAAG TACTTCCCAGGATATGATGAACCTTTGCAATATCCATACCAGTATTCAGATGAGGGACAGAGCAACTCTGCAACTAGTACAG GTTCATATTTGGACTACACTGGCACCAGTGCAAGCAACAAAAGCGATGCCAACATGGAGCACAGTGATTCTCAAGGGAGCAATGATACTATCAAGATAACACCTCAGTTTGCTCCTCACTTCAAGCCAAAG GGAGACCCTTTGAGGACTCTGCCTCTGTCCAGGGGGGGCAGCGTTGAGAGTCTGCCTGCACGAACACAGTGCCTGGCATCATCTGACAGCAAAAGAATGAGTGCTGACCTGTCAGAGCTGGAGCCCAAGATGCCATTTGCACCTGCAG CACGCCCCCAGTATAAACGAGGCCACCGTAAAACGGCATCATTCGGCACCATTCTGGATGTCCCCAAGATCGTCGTCACAG CCACATGCGAGCCTCAGAGACGCCGATCTGTGCAGGACCTGCCAGGCATCGGCACAGAGTCCAGCCAG GGGAGCAGGAACAGCAGCCGCTCGTCAAGTCCGAGTGTGAGGATGATGCCCCCTGATAAGACAAGCAGAGGTTACTTCTCTCCTGATGACCCCACAG ACACCAATGGCTCAGACAACTCCATTCCCATGGCTTATCTCACCCTGGATCACCAGCTACAG CCTCTCGCTCCCTGTCCCAACTCCAAAGAGTCCATGGCCGTGTTTGAGCAGCACTGCAAGATGGCCCAGGAATACCTGAAAGTGCAAACAGAGATCGCCCTCCTGATCCAGAGAAA GAAGGAGCTCATTGCTGAACTGGACCAAGATGAGAAGGACCAGCAGAACACGTCCCGTCTGGTGCAGGAACACaaaaagctgctggaggagaacaagAGTCTGTCCACATACTACCAGAAGTGCAAAAAACAGCTGGAGCTGATCCGGGTCCAGCAACAAAAAAGACAGGGCACATCGTGA